AGCAGCCGAAGTTCCAGAGATTGCCAAAGGTCTTGGCATAGATGTTGCAGCAGTATCCGTCTTTGCCTTCCTATATAGTAGAGATAATAAGGCAAAAAATGCACAGATAGCTAGACTTGCAAGAGAAGAGACCCTCTCTAATCTTAAGATCCGTGTTGACGATAGGAGGACCATTCCTATAAACTCATTAAGAGGGATTGCTCgtcttgttgttgttgctggTCCTGGATCTTTTATCGCAGAGTCGTTTAAGCTTAGTGAAGCTTTTACCGAGGGGCTTGTGGAACGGGGAGTGCTTGTAGTCCCTTTTGCAACCGATGGGGATTTTCCTACTTTCGAGTTTGATGAGAGTGAAGATATGGAACAGTTGACTAGTAAAAGGAGACGGCTTTGGCAGTTGCGTCCTTTTAATGTTTCCGAGTGGTCCAAGTAAGGGCCTATTTTACGGAATCCTTCCGTTGATATTTGTACaacttgtttttttctttttgatttctCATCGTTAATTCATAAATGTATTTCTTATACGCAGGTGGTTAGATGAACAGAAGAAGTTAGCAAATGTCTCTTCCGAGTCTCCAGTGTAAGTATTTGCTATATTTCTGTGGTATTATTCAATTTCCTATTTGCTTAGGCTTTGCTCAGGGATAAGAACAATAAAGAAAAGGAGAAAAGATAGTAAAGAAGCCCAAAATTATATATGTGGCTTCAGACAACAAAAGCTTATATATCCATAATTATCATGTACAGTTATATGTCCCTACGTATGGATGGTCGTGTTCGAGGAAGTGGAGTTGGTTATCCACCATGGAATGCTTTTGTAGCACAGCTACCACCAGTAAAGGGTATCTGGTCGGGCCTTCTTGATGGCATGGACGGaagagtttgaatttgtttGCAAGGTTAGAGTTAACTTTGAATTTGTAGTTGTAATTGGAAATAGCCTTTATATGTCTTATCTCAAGATTTCAAAACATGGAAGGAGACAGTTGTGTTTATGAACCTGTTATACTTCAATGATGTACCCCTGAAAGAATTTTTTGTTATTCTATTCATGTGATAGGGTCATAAATTTTGACCTCCTTTCAGTGATTGTTCatctgttttttaaaattttttttttattttactctgTTATTGTCTGATGCAACACAACAATGATTCTTCTGTGGATGTCACAATGTGAGTTGctaacttaaaataattattttatcataGTAGTTCCCGTTTTTCTAAAacatatattgaaattaaagcTTTTGATAGACCTTTTAGAACCTAATACATTTAATGCCTAATGTGGTAGATTAATAAGTTATAATGGTTGTTACTCTGATATTAAATCACATATTAAGTAATAGGATTTTTTGTAACAATAAGCTTTAAATTTGTTGTAAAGCGATCATTATGTAACGGAACAACCGACTTTTTATTCCGTGGTAGGAATTAGTAAAAAATGGATAGATTACAAGCAATGATTTGCAACTTAGGGAGTCAATATTAATGCCCCTcaaaagtaaaaacaaaaacaacctTAGTTCTCTTTCTATCTCTACCTACATTTCATTGGTGGCGACCTAAGAAAGAACATTTGAATCAAGCTTGTTTCTTGTGGAGTTTGCTCTTCGTTTAAGAGCAGAAAtctcaaatacaaaataataattagaagTCAAAGGAACTGAGGGAGTATTAACACTAAAGCGTGAGTTGTATTACTTGTTCAATTTACTTTGTGATCCAGTGCAGTTTATACAACAAGCCTTAGACATTATTACGCCGAACACAATTTGTTTCAGTACATGGGACTAGAATGggaacgtggaacacaacaaaGAGTGACTCAGAAATGACTAGATAcaaaataaatgttaatatcaaaattttttttatctttaaggCTTTATCTCActtaaatttataaatgaagGCCCAAAAGTCTTGTACAATATTGGTTGAAGGTCTAGGACGACACCTTAAACGATTGGGTCGCATTTCACTAGTGATTTAGCCATTTAGGATTGGTATATTGGGGTCGCGAAACGTGGTTATGTTCCACGTCACAGGTTTCTATGGCATTAATCCTAAGAGATTGGGGTCAGCTATTGATTACAGGATGTGAGTAGGTTTTTTTGAGCTGGTAGGCACACCGCACACCCTCCTCCTTTTTGTATGTGCTTGGCACCGGGAATGAGCGACGAGCACTCACATGCAGAGTTATCACAATGGTTTATAACTGTCTGAATTTCCTTTGTACCCTCTTCAATAGCATCCCTTACATCTAGATTCTCAGAATCTTTTCATTGCATAGGTCCCTCCTTCACGCAGTACTCTTTTTTCAATATATTCAGAACTCTTTCCATGCTTCAAATCATAGGTACTATACTACAATTGACCATCATATATTGAACAAAATGTGACGCTTAGTATATTTAAGTGTGGTTGTTGAGAAGATGTTAAACTTTTGGTAGAGGTTGTTGTCTAAGTCAAGCACTCGTCGTAGTATTGTTTACACAACACAAACTCTGTTATATGTTTATTGTGGACTTGTGATTCTCAGACTTAGATTTGGTATATGTTTGTCTGATCATATAAATCAAGCTATGGAAGTTTTAATAAGAGTAATGTAATAGTGCGCCATCGTTCATGGAATAGAGATCCCAAAAGAATAATAAGGTTAATATTTAGGATGATGAGCAGATCAGTATTCATGGCAGGAACTTGATACTCAAAAGAAATTCATGTACATTGGATAAAGATAGTAGTAGAAAAGCTCCTACTTTATCTGTCATcataaactaataaattataGAATTGGTTCAAACAACTTCTTGAATCTCATCCAATGCATAGTTGTTGGTCGATACATTCGCATAATTCACCTTGTTGAATCTCACCACCACTGGGTATCTTGTTTTTGGGTCCTGCAGATTTACCCCATTTCCAGCAAAGAATGTTATTGACTGAAACCGAAAGGTCAAGGAAAAGGCAAAGGTAAAAACGAGATTAAAGATCAGACCTGGTCAACAGCAACAACCGAGCCAACACCCTTGTACCAGTAGGATTCCTTCCTCAGGATTCTCACCTGTAAGGTACCCATTTTAGTTTGTACTTCTTAATTAATGTCTTGGTTCATACAGTCatacaattatgtaaaacaAATCAACGGAGATATGAATATGATCGGTAGCTTTCTAATTCTTAGTGATATGTTAAGGTATGTTATGATGTAAGGGATGTTATACAATTGGGTTATTGGTTGTCGGGCGGTTTAGTTGGCTTGTTCAACCAGCTGACAACATCGGCTTTTTATTAGCTCTTAAGCTAGTTTTTTTGCTGTTTAACCAATCaacaaccaaaaaaaatcaaaacctaACTAACAACCTAGCCAAAAAGCCAATCACCAAACAAAGCCTTAGCCTTTGAGATCAAATATATACCTCCTTTGATCAATATACATTCAAGAAACTTAACCACCAATATACGTTCTCCGTGTTCATAATAGTGATTACATTTTCTGTTTTCATgttatttaatgtatttttaaatacaaagttgattttgcaaaatatgtatcaaaacgaattaaacaagatctcatatgactatattttttcttatacataaaAAATTGCATAATGAATTCTTGCACGAAACGTAATCACTATCACGAACATGAAAGGAATAGTTACAAGCATGATGCACCGCGAAACTGAAAAGAAATTCTAACCTTAGAACCTCTCTTGGGACCAATCGGAGGAGGCTTAGCAGGAGCAGCGGCAGCAGGAGCAGCTGCAGGTGCTTCGCCTTCTGCAGGTGTCGCTGCAGCAGGCTCATCCGATGCTCGGACAACGAGCCTGCTGCTCTTAGGTGATGACCAGTTTCTGTTAGGAACAACTGGTGTGAACCCAATCCTGGCAGCTACAGATGATGCCAAACTAGCCATTAATCTGTATTTTTTGGTCCTCTCTTTTTTATTGTTCCAACAAGTAATTTGCAAGTTTGAGAATGAAGAACTACAAGGGAGTATAACTTAGATTTTGTTGGGTTGGGACCTGATTTTCTGTTCTGGATTTGGTTTCAAGGATGGAGGGAAATATTATTAGAGCCAATAGAAGTTTGCCACATGTGATTCTTATATCTCTTATTTGTGGTTTATCTTATTCTATTATCTTTTTCGTTGTTTTCAGGATGGCTAAGGAGGTCAatgtttatcttttattttttaataaatgtttAGGACTTTTATTGATTGTTGAGATAGTTAGACCGTCTCTCGGTGACATGAATTCAAATCAAGAggttatattctcataatatgtattGGATGAATTATTTGACCTTATATATGAGACACGTCTTACAGCAAGATCGTTTTATATAAGAATTGGTGTTGATTATTAGCTTTTAATGTGATCCAATTTCTAGGATATTTTGACCCTATTTGATTATTCCAACTCTTAAAATTTACTTCTTTCAATTCAACACTAATCTCTCATTTCTATAGGTCAGTTTACTACTAATGTCCTATTTCTTATTTTAGTAATGATTTTTCCTGTTTAGTCCATACCAAAGTCTCTTCTTTTGTTTacttttggtttatttttgcCTAATTATATTTAGTCACTATTCATATGAACACTACTAGTAAATTAGAGGGAGAagtatatttgttatatataataaaggTTCGAAATTGAAAGtaatatatcaattttttagaGTATAAGTGTGTAGTTATAATTTTGTTATAATAAAGGTTCGAAATTGAAAGTATTCTCATTTGAACaataacttatatttttatgcTTTACATATTCACCCTATGCAAATTGAAggtaaattgaaaaattaaatagtatacATCACTAATTGGAAACTTTTTGGTTAAATACATCAACTTTGTTTTTGACTTTATTAActctaaaattttttaatttagttaatgtaatatatacatttataactAATTAATTGCCCATTAAAACAAGTGAAACTATGAAAataatgtaacaccccggcccctcggaccgctggtgactacttttggagactgtagactagccccataaaccaacacaagtctttccagcgcactttggcctcactcgtgcgcacccgggaaaacttcccaggaggtcacccattctaagatctccaccaagcacgcttaactgtggagttcttagcaaatgggctccctagaaaaaaaGATGccccttgttgatatgagtagtctatcaattatttttcaagctaaatatggggtattacactcacccccatttaagaatacaacgtcctcgttggaccgtaatttcaggatcttttcctccgctaggtgcactgaacactatcagccacggtcgcagggttgctctgataccatttgtaacaccccggcccctcggatcGCTGGTGACTACttttggagactgtagactagccccacaaaccaacacaagtctttccagcgcacttttgCCTCActcgggaaaacttcccaggaggtcacccatcctaaatttgctctccaccaagcacgcttaactgtggagtttttagcaaatgagctccctagaaaagaagatgcaccttgtggGTATTACAAATAGAATAGCAAAGATaattgtcatcatcatcaatctCATACAGCTTGAAAATTGGTGTGTGTGAGGAAAAGTTATTGGACAATTCAAATATGTAATGTACCCCTTCAAACAAAGAATCTGCTCAATTTTATCccaaaaagagaaaataataatgattgtctcatttgattttgacatatttgctaatgtattattttaatcttaaatatctttaattaaatttgagtaaaaaattataaaaagttaatattaaaaaaatttacattaagacgaatcaaccAAGATCGGACTTGAATAggacttatagattaagaacaaagCCATATTAAGAGtgaatgataaataatattcaaataataatattcttttttattcacCTCAGGTGTTCCATTTACTTTTGGGATACTATTCTTCTATTtatcttaaatttttattttattattaatctataagttaaaatataatcacctgaattttatttgattattttattgtaaagtttattaatattaattttttataatttttaatcttaGATATACTATTAAGGAAATAGATGTATTAGATAGAATTAGTAGAGTAAATGAACACTTAACATGAAAAGAAGTGATAgcaaataggagggagtatttaataaaaaaaaaaaccttgaaaaatttAAGTGTACTGCACATGAGTAAATCATCCACGAGTTGCCGTTGCCGCCGAATTGATCAAGCTTTTACCGCCATTATCCTTCAGCTCCCGCCGCATGTAGTCACGCAGTTGCCATTGCCGCTTACGCCGAATCTCTTTACAATTTGAGGtgcaattttgaatttttttagttgaattcAAACAGATTGAAGTGGGCAGAAATTATCACAAAGACATTCGATATGATTTGATTCTAGATTACTGTTCATTTAAATCTTTAGGTTTTCtgtaaatttaatataattattaacgATATCTAATTCCCCTTcttcgtgtaaaacaaattaaaattgtgggttttcttcttttttttttgattttgtaatgCATGCTTGGTTCATCGACAAATTTGTTTAGCTTTAAAATTTGTGAATTATATAAAGTTGAATAGTGATtaaaaatggaaattttatttgttgcttGGAAGTATTACGGtacagtttcttttttttttttttttttcaatttctggATATGTTGACTGTTGAACAagtttttcttctcttttcctCAATTATTTGTTGACAAAATGTGATTACGTTAGTTTACTGCTGATGATTAGTCCATTTTTATCTGAATTACATTAACCTAGAATTTCTTATTGGAGTCAGCGCGATGTTCTATTTGATCCTTTTCTGCAAAATCACGTTATTTTGGATTTTGTTATTGTAGTAATCAAATAATTACAATCAGTAGGATCTTATTTTGATCACTTTTGCCAAAATTGCACTTAACTTAGAATTTCTAATCCAATTGTAATCTACTGGAGTTATTAGAAGGATCTTGTTATATCATTTCTACAAAATTATGTTGAACTAGAAATTCTTAGTTGTAGCtgattgaaaaattatattcataattGTGCTTGGGGATGGGCAAAGAATATATATAGATGATCATTggaatttattttgttagttgtagattagtattagatattattattagtattaaacagGGTGGAATGATCTTTCTTAGTGATGATTTTTGATACTGATtagttttggttcatgtagttgACTTCATATTGTGGCTCGTGGGGCTTagggctttgacattgttggtGTTAAATGGATTCTTGAATAATCCTTGGCACTCGGCC
The sequence above is drawn from the Amaranthus tricolor cultivar Red isolate AtriRed21 chromosome 5, ASM2621246v1, whole genome shotgun sequence genome and encodes:
- the LOC130812842 gene encoding photosystem I reaction center subunit IV, chloroplastic, with translation MASLASSVAARIGFTPVVPNRNWSSPKSSRLVVRASDEPAAATPAEGEAPAAAPAAAAPAKPPPIGPKRGSKVRILRKESYWYKGVGSVVAVDQDPKTRYPVVVRFNKVNYANVSTNNYALDEIQEVV
- the LOC130812841 gene encoding protein LOW PSII ACCUMULATION 1, chloroplastic; amino-acid sequence: MASVTQTAYILRWAPLNFSSQNCTSIKFSPFSHQLLGHGKVSFSIYGHVCGTRNSFSPTFTCSAANKPSDSSSDISSTAKIRSEVLSPFRSVRMFFYLAFIASGSLGGLIALTQLIGALANPVRAAEVPEIAKGLGIDVAAVSVFAFLYSRDNKAKNAQIARLAREETLSNLKIRVDDRRTIPINSLRGIARLVVVAGPGSFIAESFKLSEAFTEGLVERGVLVVPFATDGDFPTFEFDESEDMEQLTSKRRRLWQLRPFNVSEWSKWLDEQKKLANVSSESPVYMSLRMDGRVRGSGVGYPPWNAFVAQLPPVKGIWSGLLDGMDGRV